In Afipia sp. GAS231, a single window of DNA contains:
- a CDS encoding cytochrome P460 family protein: protein MKSNNKFKIVLATAVLAALGGAAVCAQDKYALKTPDGVAFSDFRGYEDWAVVSSARTDEVLKVIVANPAMIEAYKAGIPGNGKPFPDGAMIAKLQWKPKKSTEAPFAVDVPDVFSQAFVMEKDSARFPKSGGWGYALFNYEAASDTFAADPSPSDCGHACHVAVKAKDYIFHPYQKR from the coding sequence ATGAAGAGCAACAACAAGTTCAAAATCGTCCTCGCGACAGCCGTGCTCGCCGCCCTCGGCGGCGCGGCCGTTTGCGCGCAAGACAAATACGCACTGAAAACGCCTGACGGCGTCGCGTTCTCCGACTTCAGGGGATACGAGGACTGGGCCGTGGTCTCTTCCGCCCGAACCGACGAAGTGCTGAAGGTGATCGTCGCCAATCCGGCCATGATCGAAGCCTACAAGGCCGGCATCCCCGGCAACGGCAAGCCGTTCCCGGACGGCGCCATGATCGCGAAGCTGCAGTGGAAGCCGAAGAAGAGCACGGAGGCTCCTTTCGCCGTGGATGTGCCTGACGTGTTCTCGCAGGCCTTCGTCATGGAAAAGGACAGCGCAAGATTTCCGAAAAGCGGCGGATGGGGATACGCGCTGTTCAATTATGAAGCCGCATCCGACACGTTCGCGGCCGATCCCAGCCCCTCGGATTGCGGACACGCGTGCCACGTGGCCGTGAAGGCGAAGGACTACATTTTTCATCCGTACCAGAAACGTTGA
- a CDS encoding acyl-CoA synthetase, with protein sequence MLTEASTYDELYRNFRWDVPARFNIAIACCDRHADGTGRLALVYVNDDGTTTRTSFDEVADMSRRFANVLVADGLERRDRVAVFLSQSLELPIAHLAAYRAAMISIPLFALFGEDALEFRLSNSEAKAIVTDEAGWEKLSKIRDRLPGLKNIYIIGDKAPAGTKPFWPSLKAASPDFVTIDTSADDPALIIYTSGTTGNPKGALHAHRVVLGHLPNVEMCHNFLPRPGDLMWTPADWAWIGGLINGLYAFWYHGIPLVGHRARKFEPQAAMAMMAELGIRNVFLPPTALKLMRQADVKNRGVKLRSIFTGGESLGGELLGWVRETFGIDAHEVFGQTECNLVIGSNSNLFPIRPGSMGKATPGFDVRIVNDQGEELPRGQRGVIGVRQPCPCTMIEYWKNPDATAKKYAGDFLLTGDLGVQDEDDYFWYVSREDDVITTAGYRVGPSEIEHTLMKHPAVAMSAVVGIPDPIRTESIKAWIVLRPGFKPDDALAREIQEFVKVQLAAHEYPRFVQFAETLPMTATGKVLRRELRALG encoded by the coding sequence ATGCTCACCGAAGCTTCTACCTACGACGAGCTCTACCGCAACTTCCGCTGGGACGTGCCCGCGCGCTTTAACATCGCGATCGCGTGTTGCGATCGCCATGCCGACGGCACCGGCCGGCTGGCGCTGGTCTATGTCAACGATGACGGCACCACGACGCGCACCTCGTTCGACGAGGTCGCCGACATGTCGCGCCGCTTCGCCAATGTGCTGGTCGCCGACGGGCTGGAGCGCCGCGACCGCGTCGCGGTGTTCCTGTCGCAGTCGCTGGAACTGCCGATCGCCCATCTCGCGGCCTATCGCGCCGCCATGATCTCGATTCCGTTGTTCGCGCTGTTCGGCGAGGACGCGCTGGAGTTTCGGCTGTCGAATTCGGAAGCCAAGGCCATCGTCACCGACGAAGCCGGCTGGGAGAAACTGTCGAAAATCCGCGATCGGCTGCCCGGGCTGAAGAACATCTACATCATCGGCGACAAGGCGCCGGCCGGCACAAAACCGTTCTGGCCGTCCCTGAAAGCGGCCTCGCCTGATTTTGTCACCATCGATACCTCGGCTGACGATCCCGCGCTGATCATCTACACCTCGGGCACGACGGGTAACCCGAAGGGCGCGCTGCATGCGCACCGCGTTGTGCTCGGCCATCTGCCCAATGTCGAGATGTGCCACAATTTTTTGCCGAGACCCGGCGACCTGATGTGGACGCCGGCCGACTGGGCCTGGATCGGCGGGCTGATCAACGGGCTTTACGCGTTCTGGTATCACGGCATTCCACTTGTCGGTCATCGCGCGCGAAAATTCGAGCCGCAGGCGGCGATGGCGATGATGGCTGAACTCGGCATTCGCAACGTGTTCCTGCCGCCGACCGCGCTGAAACTGATGCGGCAGGCCGATGTAAAAAACCGTGGGGTGAAACTGCGCAGCATTTTCACCGGCGGTGAATCGCTCGGCGGCGAGTTGCTGGGCTGGGTGCGCGAGACTTTTGGTATCGATGCGCACGAGGTGTTCGGCCAGACCGAGTGCAATCTGGTGATCGGCAGCAACTCGAACCTGTTTCCGATCCGGCCCGGCTCGATGGGCAAGGCGACGCCCGGCTTCGACGTCCGTATCGTCAACGACCAGGGCGAGGAATTGCCGCGCGGACAGCGCGGCGTTATCGGCGTGCGCCAGCCCTGCCCGTGCACCATGATCGAATACTGGAAGAACCCGGACGCGACGGCAAAAAAATATGCCGGCGATTTTTTACTGACCGGCGATCTCGGCGTCCAGGATGAGGACGATTACTTCTGGTACGTCAGCCGCGAGGACGACGTCATCACCACGGCCGGCTATCGCGTCGGGCCGTCGGAAATCGAGCACACGCTGATGAAGCATCCGGCGGTGGCGATGTCGGCGGTGGTCGGCATTCCCGATCCGATCCGCACCGAATCGATCAAGGCCTGGATCGTGCTGCGCCCGGGCTTCAAGCCCGACGACGCCTTGGCGCGCGAGATCCAGGAGTTCGTGAAAGTGCAACTCGCCGCCCACGAATATCCGCGCTTCGTCCAGTTCGCCGAAACGCTGCCGATGACGGCGACCGGCAAGGTGCTGCGGCGCGAGCTGCGCGCGCTGGGCTGA
- a CDS encoding SRPBCC family protein, translating to MDINTFKPAIVYTIYIASTPEKVWQALTTAEFSRKYFFGNAVEVDQKVGGAYVVRTPDDALHISGEVIEYDPPRKLTVTFNVNWPELIEKLGPTLVTYEIEQAGDAVKLTMLQSHDRDLSDDILEGGRQGWPAILSSLKSLLETGQPLAIKMAPPQRMLAALKAMGIATPG from the coding sequence ATGGATATCAACACCTTTAAGCCGGCCATCGTCTACACCATCTACATCGCCTCGACGCCCGAGAAGGTGTGGCAGGCGCTGACGACGGCCGAATTCAGCCGGAAGTACTTTTTCGGCAACGCGGTCGAGGTCGATCAGAAAGTCGGCGGGGCCTACGTCGTACGCACGCCGGATGACGCATTGCACATCAGCGGCGAGGTGATCGAATACGACCCGCCGCGCAAGCTCACGGTCACCTTCAACGTCAACTGGCCGGAACTGATCGAGAAGCTCGGGCCGACGCTGGTCACCTACGAGATCGAGCAGGCCGGCGACGCCGTGAAACTGACGATGCTGCAATCGCACGACCGCGACCTCAGCGACGACATCCTCGAAGGCGGCCGCCAGGGCTGGCCGGCGATCCTGTCGAGCCTGAAGAGCCTGCTGGAGACCGGGCAACCGTTGGCGATCAAGATGGCGCCGCCGCAGCGGATGCTGGCCGCGCTGAAGGCGATGGGGATCGCGACGCCGGGCTAA
- a CDS encoding LVIVD repeat-containing protein, giving the protein MGGRVRLAILVAFSIACAHGAASEPQKIGSPPEASNMKLVGYNDLQARSAYQPTIHHQGDRWIAYIGHHGGTDDIPTPVNPQTGKAEPNGTSIVDVTDPAQPKYLRHIPGQEGKYEAGGAQMVRICDGKQLPKGDRDAVYMLRTFGGEAHEIWNVADPANPVLITRLGGLKDTHKNWWECDTGIAFLVSGAPDWRTRRMTQVYDLSDPAHPVKIRDFGLPGQEPGSTGAVPTELHGPISTGPSGNRVYFGYGTNRGGFVQIVDRDKLINGPKEPTPDNLRLPEISRMPMSALNGAHTTFPMLGMPIAEFAKDKDGKNRDIVMIVDEAILNECSEPRQMVWFADVTVENRPMMISSYTVPEASGDFCERGGRFGSHSSNESMAPVYYKKMAFIAFFNAGVRALDIRDPYHPREVGYFIPSITAATDKRCVTIDGKDRCKVAIQTNNVETDERGYVYIVDRANTGLHILELTGPARAAAGLP; this is encoded by the coding sequence ATGGGTGGTCGCGTCAGACTCGCAATTCTCGTCGCATTTTCAATCGCCTGCGCCCATGGCGCCGCTTCGGAACCGCAGAAGATCGGCAGCCCCCCGGAAGCCTCCAACATGAAGCTGGTCGGGTATAACGACCTGCAGGCCCGCAGCGCCTATCAGCCGACCATTCATCACCAGGGCGATCGCTGGATCGCCTATATCGGTCATCACGGCGGCACCGATGACATTCCAACGCCGGTCAATCCGCAGACCGGCAAGGCCGAACCCAACGGCACCTCGATCGTCGACGTCACCGATCCCGCGCAGCCGAAATATCTGCGCCATATTCCGGGGCAGGAAGGAAAGTACGAGGCCGGCGGCGCGCAGATGGTGCGGATTTGCGACGGCAAGCAACTGCCGAAGGGCGATCGCGATGCGGTCTATATGTTGCGAACTTTCGGCGGCGAAGCACATGAGATCTGGAATGTCGCCGATCCCGCCAATCCGGTGCTGATCACGCGGCTCGGCGGTTTGAAGGACACCCACAAGAACTGGTGGGAGTGTGACACCGGTATCGCGTTTCTGGTCTCCGGCGCGCCGGACTGGCGCACCCGTCGCATGACGCAGGTCTATGATCTCAGCGATCCCGCCCATCCCGTCAAAATTCGCGATTTCGGATTGCCCGGCCAAGAGCCCGGCTCGACCGGCGCGGTGCCGACCGAACTGCATGGCCCGATCTCGACCGGTCCCTCCGGCAACCGGGTCTATTTCGGTTACGGCACCAACAGGGGCGGCTTCGTGCAAATCGTCGACCGCGACAAGCTCATCAACGGACCAAAGGAGCCGACACCGGACAATCTGCGTCTGCCGGAAATTTCGCGGATGCCGATGTCGGCGCTTAACGGGGCGCATACGACGTTTCCGATGCTGGGCATGCCGATCGCCGAATTCGCCAAGGACAAGGACGGCAAGAACCGCGACATCGTGATGATCGTCGACGAGGCGATCCTGAACGAGTGCAGCGAGCCGCGGCAGATGGTGTGGTTCGCCGACGTCACGGTCGAGAACCGCCCGATGATGATCTCGAGCTACACCGTGCCGGAGGCGAGCGGCGATTTCTGCGAGCGCGGCGGGCGGTTCGGCTCGCATTCCTCCAACGAGAGCATGGCGCCGGTCTACTACAAGAAGATGGCGTTCATCGCCTTCTTCAATGCCGGCGTCCGCGCGCTCGACATCCGCGATCCCTATCATCCCCGGGAGGTCGGCTATTTCATTCCGTCGATCACGGCGGCGACCGACAAGCGCTGCGTCACCATCGACGGCAAGGACCGCTGCAAGGTCGCGATCCAGACCAACAATGTCGAAACCGACGAGCGCGGTTACGTCTATATCGTCGATCGCGCCAATACCGGGTTGCACATTCTGGAACTGACCGGCCCGGCACGCGCCGCCGCCGGCCTGCCCTAG
- a CDS encoding SRPBCC family protein — protein sequence MSRPEFVYVTYIETTADKLWQALTDGDFTERYWFGYRIASDWKVGSPYTFGSGGKPTNEGKVLISDPPKRLAYTWDPCSAEAKREQISRVTFDLEPHGATVKLTVTHDNLDEGGKTLRDISGGWPMVIASLKSLLETGHALPSDLPSIAMETSCA from the coding sequence ATGAGCCGGCCCGAGTTCGTCTACGTCACCTATATCGAAACCACGGCCGACAAGCTCTGGCAGGCGCTGACCGACGGCGACTTCACCGAGCGCTACTGGTTCGGCTACCGGATCGCCTCCGACTGGAAGGTCGGATCGCCTTACACATTTGGCAGCGGGGGCAAGCCGACCAACGAGGGCAAGGTGCTGATATCGGATCCGCCGAAACGGCTGGCCTACACCTGGGACCCCTGCTCCGCGGAAGCCAAGCGCGAACAGATCTCGCGCGTCACCTTCGATCTCGAGCCGCATGGCGCCACCGTCAAGCTGACCGTGACGCACGACAATCTCGACGAAGGCGGCAAGACCCTGCGCGACATCTCCGGCGGCTGGCCGATGGTGATCGCGAGCCTGAAGAGCCTGCTGGAGACCGGACATGCCCTCCCCTCTGATCTACCGTCGATCGCAATGGAGACTTCCTGTGCCTAA
- a CDS encoding nuclear transport factor 2 family protein: MIFRSAQEDGVRIWRAAHGPFVRHHRIHAAIVACDEGVVNNMQTEQSRELVQQVWTAFSTREPDRIAAFFTDDAEWIAPRANATAVALGVTDHMKGPAEIAAFVAHGMQRLYKDVAIKFLGFHADGRFVIVEEEMTATLPNAQPYRLRYCFIFECREGRVARVQEYMDTMSGHRQVFGAGHPLASSLPLSRPA, encoded by the coding sequence ATGATCTTCCGTTCGGCCCAAGAGGATGGAGTCCGGATTTGGCGAGCAGCACACGGACCCTTCGTGAGACATCATCGCATCCACGCAGCGATCGTGGCATGCGACGAAGGAGTAGTAAACAATATGCAAACCGAACAAAGCCGCGAATTGGTTCAGCAGGTCTGGACCGCATTTTCGACCAGGGAACCAGACAGGATTGCCGCTTTCTTTACAGATGACGCCGAGTGGATCGCGCCGAGGGCAAACGCGACGGCGGTCGCCTTGGGCGTCACCGATCACATGAAGGGGCCCGCCGAGATCGCCGCCTTCGTGGCCCATGGCATGCAGCGATTGTACAAGGACGTTGCCATCAAGTTCCTCGGGTTTCACGCCGACGGCCGGTTCGTCATTGTCGAAGAGGAGATGACCGCAACGCTGCCGAACGCACAGCCTTACCGGTTGAGATACTGCTTCATCTTCGAATGCCGCGAGGGGCGCGTTGCTCGCGTGCAGGAGTACATGGATACGATGAGCGGCCACCGCCAGGTGTTCGGCGCCGGGCACCCGCTTGCGTCGAGTTTGCCGCTGTCGCGTCCCGCTTGA
- a CDS encoding NADP-dependent oxidoreductase encodes MKAAFIERHGGPEVLKFGEMPDPVAPSGEVVVDIAAASVNGADWKVREGKSGQLARFPYILGRDFSGVVSAIGEGVSDLRVGDEVFGVCDVGQEGAYAEKIAIKAAIVAKKTGGLSHVDAAALALAGLTAICTVEDTLKLKAGETILIQGGAGGVASFAIQLSKHLGARVITTASRSNHDYLREIGADEIIDYNAVDFTKVVSDCDAVFDTVGGDVAQRSFAVLKPGGRAAFIASGPQAPKPDRSDVVALRPSVGRDRRHLERILELVGIGAVRPPEVTRYKLSEAVTAHEVSQSRHFRGKLVFLVR; translated from the coding sequence ATGAAAGCTGCCTTCATCGAACGACACGGCGGACCGGAGGTTCTCAAATTCGGGGAGATGCCGGATCCGGTGGCCCCATCCGGCGAGGTCGTGGTCGACATCGCTGCGGCCAGCGTCAACGGCGCGGACTGGAAGGTGCGCGAGGGCAAATCCGGTCAGCTTGCGCGTTTCCCCTATATTCTCGGACGGGATTTTTCCGGCGTGGTTTCCGCAATCGGGGAAGGTGTTTCGGATCTGCGCGTCGGCGACGAGGTGTTCGGCGTCTGCGACGTCGGCCAGGAGGGCGCCTATGCGGAGAAGATCGCGATCAAGGCGGCCATCGTCGCCAAAAAGACCGGCGGCCTGTCCCATGTCGATGCCGCAGCCCTGGCGTTGGCCGGATTGACGGCGATTTGCACCGTCGAAGATACGTTGAAGCTGAAGGCCGGTGAAACCATCCTGATCCAGGGCGGCGCCGGCGGTGTCGCCAGCTTTGCCATCCAGTTGTCGAAACATCTCGGCGCCCGCGTGATCACGACCGCGAGCAGGTCGAACCATGATTACCTGCGCGAGATCGGCGCCGACGAGATCATCGACTACAATGCGGTGGATTTTACCAAGGTGGTGAGCGACTGCGACGCGGTCTTCGATACTGTCGGCGGAGATGTCGCGCAGCGATCCTTCGCGGTGTTGAAGCCAGGCGGCCGGGCAGCCTTCATTGCTTCGGGACCGCAGGCGCCAAAGCCGGATCGCAGCGATGTCGTTGCCCTGCGGCCCAGCGTCGGCCGCGACCGGCGGCATCTCGAACGCATCCTCGAACTGGTTGGCATCGGCGCCGTCCGGCCGCCGGAAGTGACGCGCTACAAGCTAAGCGAGGCGGTGACCGCGCATGAGGTGAGCCAGTCGCGCCACTTTCGCGGCAAGCTGGTTTTTCTGGTTCGTTGA
- the ggt gene encoding gamma-glutamyltransferase translates to MSLAVSSRELKTRPGLRDILFGALTGACLLVACVWPLAEGSVANAASVRPVAAGKGMVVSAQHLATEVGVDILKRGGSAIDAAVAVGYALAVVYPAAGNLGGGGFMTVWFADGRKTFLDFREKAPRAATRDMYLDKDGNVIKGLTTTGWLAVGVPGTVSGLEYARHRYGTMTRASLIEPAIKLAENGFILDQGDVDKLAAATEDFRKFPATAQIFLNKGQPFVAGQRLVQPDLAGTLRLIGKHGADGFYKGETGAAIVKASRAGGGIIDQEDLDSYRTRELAPIECDYRGYHVISAPPPSSGGVAVCEMLNILEGYPLRELGWGSAQALHYEIEAMRHAYADRSGLGDPDFAAIPVQKLIDKSYATKIRNTIKPDKAGISADIRQGVAPHEGSNTTHFSIIDDAGNAVSMTVTLNDEFGAKVVASGTGVLMNDEMDDFTPNPGAANGYGSVQGQANAIVPGKTPRSSMTPSILTRDGKPVLILGTPGGSRIITTVLQTILNVVDFQMDIQEAVDAPRIHNQWLPEVTHTEPYALSPDTGKALESMGHRFENSEPTNHVAAILVGAPKLGGKPVGRNRLFGANDPRDGTGQALGY, encoded by the coding sequence ATGTCTTTGGCAGTTTCAAGCCGCGAACTGAAGACCAGGCCGGGGTTACGCGACATCCTTTTCGGAGCATTGACGGGAGCCTGCCTGCTCGTCGCCTGCGTTTGGCCGCTGGCCGAGGGATCAGTCGCCAACGCCGCCTCGGTGAGGCCGGTCGCTGCGGGAAAAGGCATGGTGGTCAGTGCACAGCACCTGGCGACCGAGGTCGGCGTCGACATTCTCAAGCGCGGCGGCAGTGCGATCGATGCCGCGGTCGCGGTCGGCTACGCGCTGGCCGTCGTCTATCCCGCTGCCGGCAATCTGGGCGGCGGCGGCTTCATGACGGTCTGGTTTGCCGATGGACGAAAGACCTTCCTCGACTTTCGCGAGAAGGCTCCCCGCGCAGCGACCCGGGACATGTACCTCGACAAGGACGGAAACGTTATCAAGGGCCTGACCACCACTGGCTGGCTGGCGGTTGGCGTCCCCGGCACCGTGTCGGGCCTGGAATATGCGCGACACAGGTATGGGACGATGACGCGGGCTTCGCTGATCGAGCCGGCGATCAAACTGGCCGAAAACGGATTTATCCTCGACCAGGGCGACGTCGACAAGCTCGCTGCCGCGACCGAGGATTTCAGAAAATTTCCGGCCACCGCCCAAATTTTTCTCAACAAGGGACAGCCTTTTGTCGCCGGCCAACGGCTGGTGCAGCCCGACCTTGCGGGCACGCTGCGTTTGATCGGAAAGCACGGCGCCGACGGCTTTTACAAAGGCGAGACCGGAGCGGCCATCGTCAAGGCTAGCCGGGCGGGCGGGGGGATTATCGATCAGGAGGATCTGGATAGCTACAGGACCCGCGAGCTCGCACCCATCGAGTGCGATTACCGCGGCTATCACGTGATCTCGGCGCCTCCGCCCAGTTCGGGCGGTGTCGCCGTCTGCGAGATGCTGAACATTCTGGAGGGCTACCCACTTCGCGAACTGGGGTGGGGATCTGCCCAGGCGTTGCACTACGAAATCGAGGCGATGCGTCACGCCTATGCCGATCGAAGCGGTCTTGGCGATCCCGACTTTGCCGCCATTCCGGTCCAAAAGCTGATCGACAAGAGCTATGCAACAAAAATCCGGAACACGATAAAGCCGGACAAGGCCGGAATCTCCGCCGATATCAGGCAAGGCGTCGCGCCTCACGAAGGCAGCAACACGACGCACTTCTCGATCATCGACGATGCCGGCAACGCCGTTTCGATGACGGTTACGCTCAATGACGAGTTCGGCGCGAAGGTCGTTGCATCGGGCACGGGTGTTTTGATGAATGACGAGATGGACGATTTCACGCCGAACCCGGGCGCCGCCAATGGTTACGGATCTGTCCAAGGCCAAGCGAACGCCATCGTGCCGGGCAAGACACCGCGAAGTTCGATGACGCCAAGTATTCTGACGAGGGACGGCAAGCCTGTCCTCATCCTCGGCACTCCGGGCGGAAGCCGGATCATCACCACGGTTCTGCAAACCATCCTGAACGTCGTCGATTTCCAGATGGACATTCAGGAGGCCGTCGACGCTCCCCGCATCCATAACCAGTGGCTGCCGGAGGTGACGCATACGGAGCCCTACGCGCTCTCGCCCGATACCGGCAAGGCGCTGGAGAGCATGGGACACCGGTTCGAGAACTCGGAACCGACAAATCACGTCGCGGCGATTCTTGTCGGCGCTCCCAAACTTGGAGGAAAGCCGGTCGGCCGAAACAGGCTCTTTGGGGCGAACGATCCGCGTGACGGCACCGGACAGGCGCTGGGTTACTAG
- a CDS encoding SRPBCC family protein gives MSKPEFVYTIYIAATPERVFAALTDAKMSEQYWHGNSVHSDWEIGSPFLLRLAHHDSNVTGEVLEYDPPHRLAYSFRAHDGSDGGRASRVTFDIERQRGQVRLTIVHDGFKPGSPVLERVARGWPLILSSLKSFIEGGKVLYAPWYEAAAPANAAGAAR, from the coding sequence ATGAGTAAGCCCGAATTCGTCTACACCATCTATATCGCCGCCACGCCGGAGCGCGTGTTCGCGGCGCTGACCGACGCGAAGATGTCGGAGCAGTACTGGCACGGCAATTCCGTGCATTCGGACTGGGAGATCGGCTCGCCGTTCCTGCTGCGGCTGGCCCACCACGATAGCAACGTCACCGGCGAGGTGCTCGAATATGACCCGCCGCACCGGCTCGCCTACTCGTTCCGCGCTCACGACGGATCAGACGGCGGCAGGGCGTCGCGCGTTACCTTCGACATCGAGCGCCAACGCGGCCAGGTCCGGCTGACGATAGTCCATGACGGCTTCAAGCCCGGCAGTCCGGTGCTCGAGCGCGTTGCCAGGGGCTGGCCGCTGATCCTGTCCAGCCTCAAGAGCTTCATCGAAGGCGGCAAAGTGCTCTACGCACCCTGGTACGAGGCCGCGGCGCCGGCGAATGCGGCGGGAGCAGCGCGATGA
- a CDS encoding bifunctional transcriptional activator/DNA repair enzyme AdaA, with protein sequence MLDNATCEAAWRVRNPAYDGRFFIGVRSTGVYCRCVCPVRLPLRRNVEFLPSAAAAEAAGFRPCLRCRPEAAPTSSAWKGTLATVERAIRLIVDEGALDGEGATVERLADRLGVGARHLTRLFERHLGASPTQLACTARIQRAKRLLDETSLTMTEIALRAGFRSLRRFNSSFSELYKRPPSSMRRRTSSDARAAPPGNP encoded by the coding sequence ATGCTGGACAACGCGACCTGTGAAGCGGCCTGGCGCGTGCGCAACCCGGCCTATGACGGGCGCTTCTTCATCGGCGTTCGCAGCACGGGCGTCTATTGCCGCTGCGTGTGCCCGGTCAGATTGCCACTGCGTCGCAATGTCGAATTTCTACCGAGCGCGGCCGCCGCCGAAGCCGCCGGCTTTCGGCCCTGCCTGCGGTGCCGGCCGGAAGCGGCGCCAACCTCGTCCGCATGGAAAGGCACTCTGGCGACTGTCGAGAGGGCGATCCGTCTCATTGTCGATGAGGGTGCCCTTGATGGTGAAGGGGCGACGGTGGAACGATTGGCTGATCGCCTGGGTGTCGGCGCCCGCCATTTGACCCGGCTGTTTGAGCGGCATCTCGGCGCGTCGCCGACGCAATTGGCGTGCACCGCGCGGATCCAGCGGGCAAAGCGTCTGCTCGACGAGACCAGCCTCACGATGACGGAGATTGCCTTGCGCGCCGGTTTTCGAAGCCTGCGACGGTTCAATTCCAGCTTTAGCGAGCTCTACAAGCGCCCGCCATCTTCGATGCGCCGCCGAACGTCTTCCGATGCGCGCGCCGCGCCACCCGGGAACCCATAA
- a CDS encoding helix-turn-helix transcriptional regulator, translating to MDEVFKALADASRRSLLDRLHAQNGQTLNELCDGLAMTRQAVTKHLGILEAANLVSTLKHGREKLHYLNPVPIHQIGERWIKKFERGKLTALSELKRQLEKRDE from the coding sequence ATGGATGAAGTCTTCAAAGCGCTGGCCGATGCGTCACGACGCTCGCTGCTGGACCGGCTTCACGCCCAGAACGGACAGACGCTGAACGAACTCTGCGACGGCCTCGCCATGACGCGGCAGGCGGTGACGAAGCACCTTGGGATTCTCGAAGCGGCCAACCTCGTGAGCACGCTGAAACATGGCCGCGAAAAACTGCACTACCTCAATCCCGTCCCGATCCATCAGATCGGCGAACGCTGGATCAAGAAATTCGAGCGCGGCAAGCTCACCGCGCTCAGCGAGTTGAAACGGCAACTGGAGAAGCGCGATGAGTAA
- a CDS encoding SRPBCC family protein, whose amino-acid sequence MPKPEFVYTTYIETTPEKLWHALTDGNFTERYWFGARLRSDWKVGSSFEMVRSDGSVSDAGKVVECDPPKRLAYTFINLSDTYKNEFPALATFVLEPYGKLVKLTLTHEGFSEGSQFFNGISKGWPAILSSLKSILETGQPLEIPFEALKMEN is encoded by the coding sequence GTGCCTAAGCCCGAATTCGTCTACACCACCTATATCGAGACCACGCCGGAGAAACTCTGGCACGCACTGACCGATGGCAATTTCACCGAACGTTACTGGTTCGGCGCACGTCTGCGGTCGGACTGGAAAGTGGGTTCATCTTTTGAAATGGTGCGGAGCGACGGCAGCGTTTCCGACGCCGGCAAGGTGGTCGAGTGCGATCCCCCAAAGCGGCTGGCCTATACGTTCATCAACCTGTCCGACACCTACAAGAACGAGTTTCCCGCCCTCGCCACGTTTGTGCTCGAACCCTATGGCAAGCTCGTGAAACTGACGCTGACCCATGAAGGCTTTTCGGAGGGCAGCCAGTTCTTTAACGGGATCTCGAAAGGGTGGCCCGCGATCCTGTCCAGCCTCAAGAGCATTCTGGAAACCGGACAGCCGCTGGAAATCCCGTTCGAAGCACTCAAGATGGAAAACTGA